In Methanobacterium bryantii, the following proteins share a genomic window:
- the tsaA gene encoding tRNA (N6-threonylcarbamoyladenosine(37)-N6)-methyltransferase TrmO: MKIEPIGIINSPYQVKGDSPRQGRFSEKLSQITVFDEYAQGLQDIEKREHLIILYGLDRAEDYKLMVIPPGKTKEQGLFSTRAPVRPNPIALCMVKLVKVEGNILTVKWLDALDSSPLLDIKPFLPEVDCMEK, from the coding sequence ATGAAAATTGAACCAATAGGTATCATAAATTCTCCCTACCAGGTAAAAGGAGATTCGCCTCGCCAGGGCCGTTTTTCAGAAAAATTAAGCCAAATAACTGTTTTTGATGAATATGCTCAGGGTTTGCAGGATATAGAAAAACGCGAACATTTGATTATTTTATATGGATTAGATCGAGCTGAAGATTATAAACTGATGGTAATTCCCCCTGGAAAAACAAAAGAACAGGGTTTATTTTCTACAAGGGCTCCTGTAAGGCCGAATCCGATTGCTTTATGTATGGTCAAACTGGTAAAAGTAGAAGGAAATATTCTTACAGTGAAATGGCTGGATGCCCTTGACAGCTCTCCTTTACTTGATATTAAACCATTTTTACCTGAAGTGGACTGTATGGAAAAGTAA
- a CDS encoding UbiA family prenyltransferase codes for MNAYLEIIRPGNAAMAVIAVILVMLISGNFTLSAFLACIVVFMVIGGGNAINDYFDHKIDAINKPNRPIPSGRISLKAARIYSIVLFVTGTIIAFIIGLLPGILALSTSILLVLYAYNLKKMALIGNIVVSFFTGLTFVFGGVVVGAMETSIYLGFFAFLMTMAREIVKDMEDVEGDRKEGAATLPIIYGMKLSSILAAFFMIIASVASPVLYFIGIFNILYLAPLFAAIVVFLISAASILKDQSIQNTAKVSKRIKMGMGITFLAFAVGSPFLASLI; via the coding sequence ATGAATGCATATTTGGAGATAATAAGGCCGGGAAATGCGGCAATGGCAGTAATAGCAGTAATTTTAGTCATGCTTATCAGTGGAAACTTTACATTAAGCGCATTTTTAGCTTGCATTGTGGTTTTTATGGTGATAGGGGGCGGAAATGCAATAAATGATTATTTTGACCATAAAATAGATGCTATCAATAAACCAAACCGTCCAATTCCATCTGGGAGAATTTCTTTAAAGGCAGCCAGGATTTATTCTATAGTCCTTTTTGTAACTGGAACAATCATTGCTTTTATAATAGGGCTTTTACCTGGAATTCTGGCCCTTTCAACATCGATTTTGCTGGTGCTGTATGCTTATAACCTTAAAAAAATGGCCCTTATTGGGAATATTGTGGTTTCATTCTTTACAGGGCTCACATTTGTTTTTGGGGGTGTAGTAGTTGGTGCTATGGAGACTTCGATTTATTTGGGGTTCTTTGCTTTTTTAATGACAATGGCCCGTGAGATAGTTAAAGATATGGAAGATGTAGAAGGTGACAGAAAAGAGGGAGCAGCCACACTACCAATAATCTACGGGATGAAATTGTCATCAATCCTTGCAGCATTCTTCATGATAATTGCAAGTGTTGCAAGTCCTGTGCTTTATTTTATAGGTATATTTAATATACTTTATTTAGCACCACTTTTTGCTGCAATTGTGGTATTCCTGATATCTGCAGCGTCTATATTAAAGGATCAATCTATCCAAAATACTGCAAAGGTTTCAAAAAGGATTAAAATGGGTATGGGTATAACATTTCTGGCATTTGCTGTGGGATCTCCATTCTTAGCTTCCTTAATTTAA
- a CDS encoding CDGSH iron-sulfur domain-containing protein produces the protein MADKDPMKIKILKNGPYMVSGNVPLFEQIMVTNEEGHVCEWSEGKEYPLKERYTICRCGASKRKPFCDGSHIKINFDGTEVASKENYMEKARKLETKDFILNDVWDLCDHSRFCLRGGGIRELLKSEDPEDIKLAIEEAKSCPSGRLVLWGKETGKPVEPEFEPSIVLVNDPQKKCDGPVWVRGGIPIESADGSTYEVRNRVTLCRCGKSENKPFCDGRHWMSAEEKQAFRDKWISPEE, from the coding sequence ATGGCAGATAAAGATCCAATGAAAATAAAAATACTTAAAAATGGACCATATATGGTTTCAGGAAATGTTCCTTTATTTGAACAAATAATGGTGACAAATGAAGAGGGACATGTGTGTGAATGGAGCGAAGGCAAGGAATATCCCCTTAAAGAAAGATATACCATTTGCCGCTGTGGTGCATCCAAAAGGAAACCTTTCTGTGATGGATCACATATAAAAATTAATTTTGATGGAACGGAAGTGGCAAGTAAAGAAAATTACATGGAAAAGGCTCGAAAACTCGAAACAAAAGATTTTATACTGAACGATGTATGGGACCTATGCGACCACTCCCGCTTCTGCCTGCGTGGAGGCGGTATAAGAGAACTGTTAAAGTCTGAAGATCCAGAAGACATTAAACTTGCAATTGAAGAAGCTAAAAGCTGCCCCTCAGGGCGTCTTGTGTTGTGGGGTAAAGAGACAGGAAAACCTGTTGAACCTGAATTTGAACCATCCATAGTTCTGGTTAATGATCCGCAGAAAAAATGTGATGGTCCTGTTTGGGTGAGGGGAGGAATTCCAATTGAATCTGCTGATGGAAGCACCTATGAAGTCAGAAATAGAGTTACACTTTGCAGGTGCGGAAAATCTGAAAATAAGCCATTTTGTGATGGAAGACACTGGATGAGTGCTGAGGAAAAACAGGCATTCCGGGATAAATGGATCTCTCCTGAAGAATGA